The Mus musculus strain C57BL/6J chromosome 2, GRCm38.p6 C57BL/6J genome has a window encoding:
- the Lrp4 gene encoding low-density lipoprotein receptor-related protein 4 isoform 2 precursor (isoform 2 precursor is encoded by transcript variant 2) produces the protein MRRWWGALLLGALLCAHGIASSLECACGRSHFTCAVSALGECTCIPAQWQCDGDNDCGDHSDEDGCTLPTCSPLDFHCDNGKCIRRSWVCDGDNDCEDDSDEQDCPPRECEEDEFPCQNGYCIRSLWHCDGDNDCGDNSDEQCDMRKCSDKEFRCSDGSCIAEHWYCDGDTDCKDGSDEESCPSAVPSPPCNLEEFQCAYGRCILDIYHCDGDDDCGDWSDESDCSSHQPCRSGEFMCDSGLCINSGWRCDGDADCDDQSDERNCTTSMCTAEQFRCRSGRCVRLSWRCDGEDDCADNSDEENCENTGSPQCASDQFLCWNGRCIGQRKLCNGINDCGDSSDESPQQNCRPRTGEENCNVNNGGCAQKCQMVRGAVQCTCHTGYRLTEDGRTCQDVNECAEEGYCSQGCTNTEGAFQCWCEAGYELRPDRRSCKALGPEPVLLFANRIDIRQVLPHRSEYTLLLNNLENAIALDFHHRRELVFWSDVTLDRILRANLNGSNVEEVVSTGLESPGRKTRP, from the exons ATGAGGCGGTGGTGGGGCGCGCTGCTGCTTGGCGCCCTGCTCTGCGCACACG GAATAGCCAGCAGTCTGGAGTGTGCATGTGGTCGGAGCCACTTCACATGTGCGGTGAGCGCGCTTGGCGAATGTACCTGTATCCCCGCCCAGTGGCAGTGTGATGGAGACAATGACTGTGGAGACCACAGCGATGAGGATGGCTGTA CGCTGCCTACCTGCTCCCCTCTGGACTTCCACTGTGACAACGGCAAGTGCATCCGACGCTCCTGGGTGTGTGACGGGGACAATGACTGTGAAGATGACTCTGATGAGCAGGACTGTC CCCCCCGGGAGTGTGAGGAGGACGAATTCCCCTGCCAGAACGGCTACTGCATTCGGAGTCTGTGGCACTGTGATGGGGACAACGACTGTGGTGACAACAGTGACGAGCAATGCG ACATGCGCAAGTGCTCAGACAAGGAATTCCGCTGCAGCGACGGCAGCTGCATTGCTGAGCATTGGTACTGCGATGGTGACACAGACTGCAAAGATGGCTCTGATGAGGAAAGCTGCC CTTCAGCAGTACCCTCTCCTCCTTGCAACCTGGAAGAGTTCCAGTGCGCCTATGGCCGCTGCATCCTCGACATCTACCACTGTGACGGAGATGACGACTGTGGAGACTGGTCAGACGAGTCTGACTGCT CCTCCCACCAGCCCTGCCGCTCTGGGGAATTCATGTGTGACAGTGGCCTGTGCATCAACTCGGGCTGGCGCTGTGATGGTGATGCAGACTGTGATGACCAGTCTGATGAACGCAACTGCA CCACCTCCATGTGCACAGCCGAACAGTTTCGCTGTCGGTCAGGCCGTTGCGTCCGTCTGTCCTGGCGCTGTGATGGGGAGGATGACTGTGCGGACAACAGCGATGAAGAAAACTGTGAGAACACAG gAAGCCCCCAGTGCGCCTCTGACCAGTTCCTGTGTTGGAACGGGCGCTGTATTGGGCAGAGGAAGCTGTGCAACGGGATCAACGACTGCGGTGACAGCAGTGACGAAAGTCCACAGCAGAACTGTC GGCCCCGGACGGGTGAGGAGAACTGCAATGTTAACAACGGTGGCTGTGCCCAGAAGTGTCAGATGGTGCGAGGGGCAGTGCAGTGTACCTGCCACACAGGCTACCGGCTCACAGAGGATGGGAGAACGTGCCAGG ATGTAAACGAATGTGCTGAGGAGGGGTActgcagccagggctgcacaaacACTGAAGGGGCTTTCCAGTGCTGGTGTGAAGCAGGGTATGAGCTACGGCCCGATCGGCGCAGCTGCAAAGCTCTGG GGCCAGAACCTGTGCTACTGTTTGCCAATCGTATCGACATCCGGCAGGTGCTCCCGCACCGCTCCGAGTACACGCTGCTACTGAACAACCTGGAGAACGCCATTGCCCTCGACTTTCATCACCGGCGGGAGCTGGTCTTCTGGTCGGATGTCACCCTGGACCGCATCCTCCGTGCCAACCTTAATGGCAGCAATGTAGAGGAGGTGGTGTCTACTGGGCTAGAGAGCCCAGGTAGGAAAACAAGGCCCTGA